From Candoia aspera isolate rCanAsp1 chromosome 4, rCanAsp1.hap2, whole genome shotgun sequence, a single genomic window includes:
- the RPL13A gene encoding large ribosomal subunit protein uL13 yields the protein MTEPKVLVIDGRGHLLGRLAAIVAKQVLLGRKVVVVRCEGINISGNFYRNKLKYLAFLRKRMNTNPSRGPYHFRAPSRIFWRTVRGMLPHKTKRGQAALERLKVFDGIPPPYDKRKRMVVPAALKVVRLKPTRKFAYLGRLAHEVGWKYQAITATLEEKRKEKAKLHYTKKKKLMKLRKQAEKNVESKIAKYTDVLKQYGILV from the exons ATGACGGAGCCGAAG GTATTGGTGATTGATGGACGTGGCCATTTGCTGGGCCGCCTTGCAGCCATTGTGGCTAAGCAAGTCCTGCTGG GGCGCAAAGTTGTGGTCGTGCGATGTGAAGGGATTAACATATCTGGCAACTTCTACCGCAACAAAT TGAAATACCTTGCTTTCCTTCGCAAGCGTATGAACACCAACCCATCCCGTGGCCCATATCACTTCCGTGCTCCCAGTCGAATCTTCTGGAGAACAGTTCGAG GAATGCTCCCTCACAAAACCAAGCGTGGTCAGGCTGCCTTAGAGAGGCTGAAGGTTTTTGATGGCATCCCCCCACCTTATGATAAG CGCAAGAGGATGGTGGTCCCAGCTGCCCTGAAAGTGGTCCGGCTCAAACCCACACGCAAG TTTGCTTATTTGGGCCGCCTTGCCCATGAGGTTGGGTGGAAGTACCAGGCCATCACGGCCACTCTGGAAGAGAAGCGCAAAGAGAAGGCCAAGCTTCATTatacaaagaagaagaaacttaTG aaaCTCCGAAAGCAAGCAGAGAAAAACGTGGAGAGCAAAATTGCTAAATACACAGATGTCCTGAAGCAGTATGGTATCTTGGTTTAG